The nucleotide window TTGGAGTAGCCTAAATTTGAATCCATGAAAACTCCCTTAATTGTTATCTGTGGCCCGACAGCATCCGGTAAATCTGGGTTAGCCATAGATTTGTCTGTGCGTCTAAACTCCATCATTATTAGTGCTGACTCTCGTCAAGTGTATCGAGAGTTTGATATTGGTACAGCTAAACCTTCGATTGATGAACAAAAGTTAATCCCCCATTACTTAATTGATATTTGTGAGCCTACGGAATCTCTCACTTTAGCCCAGTATCAAGAAAAAGCTCAATTAATCATACATTCTTTTTCTTCTGTTGTCTCTCCAATTTTGGTGGGAGGAACCGGATTATATCTTAAATCTGTGGTTAAAGGCATGAAAATTCCTCGTGTATCTCCTCAGCCTCAATTGCGATCGCAATTAGAAGCGTTAGGTCAATCCTATCTTTATAACCTATTATCCCAAGTAGATCCAATAGCGAGTCAAAAAATTCATCCCCATGACCAAATTAGAACTATCCGGGCATTAGAGGTATTTTATGTGACGGGGAAACCGATTTCTAGTCAGCAGGGGGAAAATCCGCCGGATTATCCGATTATCCAGATTGGATTAGACTGTGAGGTGAATGCTTTAGAGAAACGAATTCAACAACGAACCGAGCAAATGATAGAATCCGGATTAGTAGAAGAGGTCGAAAAGTTAATTG belongs to Gloeothece citriformis PCC 7424 and includes:
- the miaA gene encoding tRNA (adenosine(37)-N6)-dimethylallyltransferase MiaA is translated as MKTPLIVICGPTASGKSGLAIDLSVRLNSIIISADSRQVYREFDIGTAKPSIDEQKLIPHYLIDICEPTESLTLAQYQEKAQLIIHSFSSVVSPILVGGTGLYLKSVVKGMKIPRVSPQPQLRSQLEALGQSYLYNLLSQVDPIASQKIHPHDQIRTIRALEVFYVTGKPISSQQGENPPDYPIIQIGLDCEVNALEKRIQQRTEQMIESGLVEEVEKLIDKYGENLPLLDTLGYAEMKQYLAGKISLSEAKELTVLHTRQFAKRQRTWFRAYPEIHWFDANAPHLLDQVTQLIRDNCSLIVSH